From the genome of Cellvibrio japonicus Ueda107, one region includes:
- a CDS encoding sugar porter family MFS transporter — translation MNPTASPNQANTPFIILISVIATIGGFLFGFDSGVINGTVDGLRTAFNINTAGFEVSSMLLGCAVGAFFAGTLADKYGRKIILIIAAIFFIVSAWGSGIATGSLEFVLYRVLGGLAVGAASIICPAYISEVALARYRGKLSSVQQVAIITGLTAAFVSNYFLAKYAGSSLAELWWGYETWRWMFWVELIPSVIFLVALLFIPESPRFLMASGQTSQARKVLTKLYGESEGNAKVSEIEASLAADHHKPRLSDIIDKVSNRIRPIVWVGVGLAVLQQFVGINVVFYYGAVLWQAAGFSESDALLINVVSGAVSIGACFITFFVVDKIGRKPLLWIGSVGMTVTLTLVAFAFSGAPLDAKGNLMLSPEMGTLALVAANLYVIFFNVSWGPVMWIMLGEMFPNQIRGSALAIAGLAQWGANFLITFTFPYLLASALGLPGAYGIYAFFSAFSIFFVLKLVKETKGKELEQMEG, via the coding sequence ATGAACCCAACTGCAAGCCCCAACCAGGCGAACACCCCGTTTATTATCCTGATTAGTGTCATTGCCACCATTGGTGGCTTTTTGTTTGGCTTTGATAGCGGTGTGATTAACGGCACCGTGGATGGCCTGCGCACCGCCTTTAATATCAATACGGCCGGCTTTGAAGTGTCCTCAATGTTGCTTGGCTGTGCGGTGGGTGCCTTCTTTGCCGGAACCCTGGCCGACAAATACGGCCGCAAGATTATCCTGATTATTGCCGCGATTTTCTTTATTGTTTCTGCCTGGGGCTCAGGTATCGCCACCGGCTCCCTGGAGTTTGTGCTGTATCGTGTGCTGGGGGGCCTTGCAGTAGGTGCCGCCAGCATTATTTGCCCCGCCTATATCAGCGAAGTTGCCCTGGCCCGCTACCGCGGCAAACTCAGCTCCGTACAGCAGGTGGCCATCATCACTGGCCTGACGGCAGCTTTTGTGAGCAATTACTTCCTCGCCAAATACGCTGGTTCGTCCCTCGCCGAGCTCTGGTGGGGTTATGAAACCTGGCGCTGGATGTTCTGGGTGGAATTGATTCCCTCGGTGATCTTCCTGGTAGCACTGCTGTTTATTCCCGAAAGCCCCCGCTTCCTGATGGCATCCGGCCAAACCAGCCAGGCGCGCAAGGTATTGACCAAGCTCTATGGCGAGAGCGAAGGTAATGCCAAGGTGAGTGAAATCGAAGCCTCCCTGGCTGCCGACCACCATAAACCGCGCCTGTCTGACATTATCGATAAAGTCAGTAATCGCATCCGTCCGATTGTGTGGGTAGGTGTGGGCCTCGCCGTACTGCAACAATTTGTGGGCATTAACGTGGTGTTTTACTACGGCGCAGTACTCTGGCAAGCCGCCGGCTTCTCCGAGTCTGACGCCCTGCTGATTAACGTTGTCTCCGGCGCTGTCAGCATCGGTGCCTGTTTTATCACCTTCTTCGTTGTGGACAAAATCGGTCGCAAGCCACTGCTGTGGATCGGCTCTGTGGGTATGACAGTGACCTTGACCCTGGTAGCCTTCGCCTTCTCGGGCGCGCCGCTCGACGCAAAAGGCAATCTGATGCTCAGCCCGGAAATGGGTACATTGGCACTGGTTGCGGCCAACCTTTACGTCATTTTCTTTAACGTTTCCTGGGGCCCCGTTATGTGGATCATGCTGGGCGAGATGTTCCCCAACCAAATCCGCGGCTCTGCCCTGGCCATTGCCGGCCTGGCGCAATGGGGCGCCAACTTCCTGATCACATTCACCTTCCCATACCTGCTGGCATCTGCCCTGGGATTACCAGGAGCCTACGGCATCTATGCCTTCTTCTCTGCCTTCTCCATTTTCTTTGTACTCAAACTGGTTAAGGAAACCAAAGGCAAGGAGCTGGAGCAAATGGAAGGCTAA
- a CDS encoding endo-1,4-beta-xylanase: protein MANGWRGNASGSTSHSGITYSADGVTFAALGDGVGAVFDIARPTTLEDAVIAMVVNVSAEFKASEANLQIFAQLKEDWSKGEWDCLAASSELTADTDLTLTCTIDEDDDKFNQTARDVQVGIQAKGTPAGTITIKSVTITLAQEAYSANVDHLRDLAPSDFPIGVAVSNTDSATYNLLTNSREQAVVKKHFNHLTAGNIMKMSYMQPTEGNFNFTNADAFVDWATENNMTVHGHALVWHSDYQVPNFMKNWAGSAEDFLAALDTHITTIVDHYEAKGNLVSWDVVNEAIDDNSPANFRTTDSAFYVKSGNSSVYIERAFQTARAADPAVILYYNDYNIEQNNAKTTKMVDMVKDFQARSIPIDGVGFQMHVCMNYPSIANISAAMKKVVDLGLLVKITELDVAVNQPHCDAYPANKINPLTEAAQLAQKKRYCDVVKAYLDTVPVNQRGGISVWGTTDANTWLDGLYREQFEDEKISWPLLFDNNYNDKPALRGFADALIGTQCTNTH, encoded by the coding sequence ATGGCAAATGGCTGGAGAGGCAACGCATCAGGCAGTACCAGCCATTCCGGTATTACCTACAGTGCCGATGGCGTTACCTTTGCCGCACTGGGTGATGGCGTGGGCGCTGTTTTTGATATTGCCCGACCAACCACACTGGAAGATGCTGTGATAGCAATGGTTGTTAATGTCAGCGCTGAATTTAAGGCCAGTGAAGCCAACTTGCAGATATTTGCCCAGTTAAAAGAAGACTGGTCAAAGGGCGAATGGGATTGTCTGGCGGCCAGCAGCGAACTCACTGCGGATACTGACCTAACCCTGACCTGCACCATTGATGAAGACGACGATAAATTCAACCAAACGGCGCGCGATGTACAAGTCGGTATCCAGGCCAAGGGAACACCCGCCGGAACTATCACCATTAAAAGCGTCACCATTACACTCGCACAGGAAGCCTATTCAGCCAATGTCGATCACCTGCGCGACCTGGCCCCCAGCGATTTCCCCATTGGCGTCGCCGTGTCCAATACCGACTCCGCCACTTACAACCTGCTCACCAACAGCAGAGAGCAGGCTGTGGTTAAAAAGCACTTCAATCATTTAACTGCCGGTAACATCATGAAGATGAGTTACATGCAACCTACCGAGGGCAATTTTAACTTCACCAACGCCGACGCCTTTGTGGATTGGGCCACTGAAAATAATATGACGGTGCACGGCCACGCCCTGGTATGGCATTCCGATTACCAGGTTCCCAACTTTATGAAAAACTGGGCAGGCAGTGCAGAAGACTTTTTAGCGGCCTTGGACACACATATCACCACCATTGTCGATCACTACGAAGCCAAGGGTAACCTCGTCAGTTGGGACGTCGTTAACGAAGCCATCGACGACAACAGTCCGGCAAACTTCCGCACGACGGATTCTGCGTTTTATGTGAAGAGCGGAAACAGCTCTGTCTATATTGAGCGCGCCTTCCAGACCGCGCGCGCGGCAGATCCCGCTGTGATCCTCTACTACAACGACTACAACATTGAGCAGAACAATGCCAAGACCACCAAAATGGTCGATATGGTCAAGGACTTCCAGGCGCGCAGTATCCCGATTGACGGTGTGGGCTTCCAGATGCATGTCTGTATGAACTATCCATCCATCGCCAACATTTCTGCCGCGATGAAGAAAGTGGTCGACCTTGGCTTGCTGGTAAAAATTACCGAACTGGATGTTGCCGTCAACCAGCCCCATTGCGATGCGTATCCGGCCAACAAAATCAATCCGCTGACCGAAGCGGCGCAATTGGCCCAGAAAAAACGCTACTGCGACGTAGTGAAGGCCTATCTGGATACAGTCCCGGTGAATCAGCGCGGCGGTATCAGCGTCTGGGGAACTACCGATGCCAACACCTGGCTTGATGGCCTGTACAGAGAACAGTTTGAGGATGAAAAAATTTCCTGGCCCTTGCTGTTCGACAACAACTACAACGACAAACCTGCACTGCGCGGTTTTGCCGATGCGTTAATCGGTACGCAATGTACTAATACACATTGA
- a CDS encoding xylulokinase: MLFLGIDVGSSSVKLSVLDGQTGKSLGSLAHPESELAIASPTPGFAEQDPDIWWDCVRKGFARLVAKGSFDPKHISAIGISYQMHGLVLVDRQQQVLRPAIIWCDSRAVPLGEAAFNALGRDYCFSHLLNSPGNFTAAKLRWVQENQPDIFARIHKIMLPGDFIAMKLSGQINTTASGLSEGTLWDFTGQRVAIELLQHWGMDTSLIPDVVPSFGEQSVVSSAVAAELGLREGVSICYRAGDQPNNAFSLNVLQPGEVAATAGTSGVIYGVTDQPAADLQSRVNTFLHVTNTAEQPRNGVLVCVNGCGRLYSWLRQTLSSAGASPSYPQLNALAQAVPVGSEGLLFHPFGNGAERIFQNRNPGAQLRNLDFNRHGLGHMVRAAQEGIVFSLNQGFDVLKSLGGSCEVIRAGKGNLFLSDVFAQTFANTTQAAVELFETDGAEGAARAAALGKGYYASANEAFQGLTRLAVVEPQAQLSAQYQDAYRAWVDLLP, from the coding sequence ATGTTGTTTCTTGGAATTGATGTTGGCAGCTCTTCGGTAAAGCTGTCTGTACTGGATGGCCAGACGGGTAAAAGCCTGGGTTCCCTGGCGCATCCTGAATCCGAGCTGGCGATTGCCAGCCCGACGCCCGGTTTTGCCGAGCAGGATCCCGACATTTGGTGGGATTGCGTGCGTAAAGGGTTTGCCCGTTTGGTGGCTAAGGGAAGTTTTGACCCCAAGCATATTTCAGCCATAGGTATTTCGTACCAGATGCACGGCCTGGTATTGGTTGATCGCCAGCAGCAAGTACTGCGTCCGGCCATTATCTGGTGCGACAGTCGCGCTGTTCCGCTGGGCGAGGCTGCCTTCAATGCCTTGGGGCGCGATTACTGCTTCTCCCACTTGCTGAATTCCCCGGGCAATTTTACCGCCGCCAAATTGCGTTGGGTGCAGGAAAACCAGCCGGATATTTTTGCCCGTATCCATAAAATCATGTTGCCGGGTGATTTCATCGCCATGAAATTATCCGGGCAGATCAACACCACGGCATCCGGATTATCCGAAGGTACCCTGTGGGACTTTACCGGGCAGCGCGTTGCAATCGAGTTGTTGCAACATTGGGGGATGGACACCAGTTTGATTCCCGATGTGGTTCCCAGTTTCGGCGAGCAATCGGTGGTCAGTTCTGCGGTAGCGGCAGAGTTGGGATTACGTGAAGGCGTCAGCATTTGCTATCGCGCCGGAGACCAGCCCAACAATGCATTCAGCCTGAATGTATTGCAACCCGGTGAAGTGGCTGCGACAGCGGGAACCTCCGGTGTTATTTACGGTGTGACCGATCAACCCGCCGCCGATTTGCAATCGCGGGTGAATACGTTTTTGCATGTCACCAACACCGCAGAGCAGCCACGCAATGGTGTGCTGGTGTGTGTTAACGGTTGTGGCCGCCTGTATTCCTGGTTGCGCCAGACCTTAAGCAGTGCAGGGGCAAGCCCATCCTATCCGCAATTAAATGCCCTGGCGCAAGCCGTGCCTGTGGGCAGTGAAGGTTTGTTGTTCCATCCCTTTGGCAATGGCGCTGAACGGATTTTCCAAAACAGGAATCCCGGTGCGCAGCTGCGCAACCTGGATTTCAACCGCCATGGCCTGGGGCACATGGTGCGCGCTGCCCAGGAGGGGATTGTGTTCTCCCTGAACCAGGGCTTTGACGTATTGAAGTCACTGGGCGGTAGCTGTGAAGTGATTCGCGCGGGTAAGGGCAATTTGTTTTTGAGTGATGTATTCGCGCAAACCTTTGCCAATACAACCCAGGCCGCTGTGGAATTATTTGAAACCGATGGCGCCGAAGGTGCAGCCCGCGCTGCTGCCTTGGGTAAAGGTTATTACGCGTCGGCCAATGAAGCCTTTCAGGGCTTGACGCGACTGGCTGTGGTAGAGCCGCAAGCGCAATTATCTGCGCAATATCAGGATGCTTATCGGGCGTGGGTTGACCTGCTGCCGTAA
- a CDS encoding NUDIX hydrolase has protein sequence MSDQPLHPNSHFEPLNLPPNVIKALSIDNLIFGLDHDELKILLVKQTDPMHQGKWALPGGWIRYDENLRDAAYRLLEELTGVRQLFLEQLKTFGRVDRFPNERVVTIAYYALVSAENYSLVAGQATADVSWHSANHLPELVYDHAEIIEHGLKVLRHQVCHQPIGFNLLPEKFTLLQLQALYEAILNTKLDKPNFRRKIMKMNLLTPCNEKQQGVPHRAANLYRFDSEAYRHLTESGFAFEI, from the coding sequence GTGTCAGACCAGCCCCTACATCCCAATAGTCATTTTGAACCACTCAACCTGCCGCCTAATGTGATCAAGGCCCTATCTATCGATAACCTGATTTTCGGACTGGATCACGACGAACTGAAAATCCTGCTGGTCAAACAAACCGACCCCATGCACCAGGGCAAATGGGCACTGCCAGGGGGATGGATTCGCTACGATGAAAACCTGCGCGATGCAGCCTATCGCCTGCTGGAAGAGTTGACCGGTGTGCGCCAGCTGTTCCTGGAACAACTCAAAACCTTTGGCCGGGTAGACCGCTTTCCCAACGAGCGGGTAGTGACCATTGCCTACTACGCCCTGGTCAGTGCCGAAAACTATTCCCTGGTTGCCGGCCAGGCAACTGCCGATGTGAGCTGGCACAGCGCCAACCATCTGCCAGAACTGGTGTATGACCACGCCGAAATTATCGAGCACGGCCTGAAAGTGCTGCGCCACCAGGTCTGCCACCAGCCGATTGGCTTTAACCTGCTGCCTGAGAAGTTCACCCTGTTACAGCTCCAGGCGCTCTATGAGGCGATCCTCAATACCAAGCTGGATAAGCCCAATTTCCGCCGTAAGATCATGAAGATGAACCTGCTGACCCCCTGTAATGAAAAGCAGCAGGGTGTGCCCCACCGGGCAGCCAACCTCTATCGTTTTGACTCAGAGGCCTACAGGCATTTAACCGAATCCGGCTTTGCCTTTGAGATCTAA
- a CDS encoding DUF4255 domain-containing protein — protein MASYRAVNGVLLSLEHFLTTRMPPELRAGGVNASVKLFGSNTIADAQTGNYLGIYLHRLAIDPHGRSRFFSPQGTDKNTGPAPELPVNLHLLLMASGGSASIEADLLAWAMTALANESRMDASHLTEYDDSWTAKEILTIAPDEITNEDMLRIWDALKVSFTLSMPYVIRTLRLRLNAQMTEGPAVVSRIFPTGVAESVALPRE, from the coding sequence GTGGCATCTTACCGGGCCGTTAACGGTGTGCTGCTCAGTCTTGAGCATTTTTTAACAACGCGTATGCCACCGGAGTTGCGTGCCGGCGGTGTTAATGCCTCTGTCAAATTGTTTGGCAGTAACACCATTGCCGATGCGCAAACAGGCAACTACCTGGGTATTTATTTGCATCGCCTGGCGATAGATCCCCATGGTCGCAGTCGCTTTTTTTCACCCCAGGGCACCGACAAAAATACAGGACCTGCCCCCGAGTTGCCGGTGAATTTGCATCTGCTGCTGATGGCATCAGGTGGCAGCGCCAGCATAGAGGCAGATCTGTTGGCCTGGGCGATGACCGCATTGGCAAACGAGTCGCGCATGGATGCCTCGCACTTGACGGAATACGACGACAGCTGGACGGCGAAGGAAATTCTTACCATAGCGCCGGATGAAATAACCAATGAGGACATGCTGCGCATTTGGGATGCGCTCAAGGTGAGTTTTACGCTGAGCATGCCCTATGTCATTCGCACGCTGCGTTTGCGGCTCAATGCGCAGATGACAGAGGGGCCGGCGGTGGTTTCGCGGATTTTCCCCACGGGCGTCGCGGAGTCTGTGGCACTGCCACGTGAATAA
- the xylA gene encoding xylose isomerase, producing the protein MSIVLGSKEYFPGIGKIGYEGADSDNPLAFKYYDENRVVAGKTMKEHFKFAVCYWHTFCGAGHDPFGPGTKIFPWAATPDAVARAREKMDAAFEFITKLGVPYYCFHDVDLIDEGSSRAETSKRLQTIVEYAKEKQKASGIKLLWGTANLFSNPRYMNGASTNPDFSVLAYAGAQLKDALDATIALGGENYVFWGGREGYMSLLNTDMKREQEHMARFLTMARDYARAQGFKGTFFIEPKPMEPSKHQYDFDAATVIGFLRHHGLDKDFKLNLETNHATLAGHTMDHDMQVAADAGMLGSIDANRGDYQNAWDTDQFPMNINETVEMMLVLLRSGGLHGGGVNFDAKARRNSPDPVDLFYGHIGGMDTFARALLIADDLLQKSPLEAMRKERYASFDAGDGSLYEQGKLTLEQLANIGNSNGEVALTSGRQELYENIINRYIR; encoded by the coding sequence ATGAGCATTGTTCTCGGTAGCAAAGAATATTTCCCCGGCATCGGCAAAATCGGTTACGAAGGTGCGGATTCTGACAATCCCCTGGCGTTCAAATATTACGATGAAAATCGTGTTGTTGCCGGCAAAACCATGAAAGAGCATTTCAAATTTGCGGTTTGTTACTGGCACACTTTCTGTGGTGCCGGTCACGACCCTTTTGGTCCAGGCACCAAAATATTTCCCTGGGCCGCTACGCCGGATGCTGTTGCTCGCGCCCGTGAAAAAATGGATGCGGCCTTTGAATTTATCACCAAGCTGGGTGTTCCCTACTACTGCTTCCACGATGTTGACCTGATCGACGAAGGCAGCAGCCGCGCCGAAACTTCCAAGCGTTTGCAGACCATCGTTGAATACGCAAAGGAAAAACAAAAAGCGTCTGGTATTAAACTGCTGTGGGGTACTGCCAACCTGTTCTCCAACCCGCGCTACATGAACGGTGCATCGACCAACCCGGATTTCAGTGTGCTGGCTTACGCCGGTGCGCAATTGAAAGACGCGCTCGATGCAACCATTGCTCTGGGCGGTGAAAACTATGTGTTCTGGGGCGGTCGCGAAGGTTACATGAGCCTGCTCAACACTGACATGAAGCGCGAGCAGGAGCACATGGCCCGCTTCCTGACCATGGCGCGTGACTATGCGCGTGCCCAGGGCTTTAAGGGAACGTTCTTCATCGAGCCCAAGCCGATGGAACCCTCCAAGCACCAATACGATTTTGACGCGGCCACGGTTATCGGCTTCCTGCGTCATCACGGCCTGGATAAAGATTTCAAACTGAACCTGGAAACCAACCACGCCACCCTGGCTGGTCACACCATGGATCACGATATGCAAGTGGCGGCTGATGCCGGCATGTTGGGCTCTATCGACGCTAACCGTGGCGACTACCAAAATGCCTGGGACACCGACCAGTTCCCGATGAATATCAACGAAACCGTTGAGATGATGCTGGTATTGCTGCGCAGTGGTGGCTTGCACGGTGGCGGTGTGAACTTTGATGCGAAAGCGCGTCGCAATTCACCCGATCCGGTAGACCTGTTCTACGGTCATATCGGTGGCATGGATACCTTTGCCCGTGCGCTGTTGATTGCCGATGACCTGCTGCAAAAATCGCCGCTGGAAGCCATGCGTAAAGAGCGTTATGCCAGTTTTGATGCCGGTGATGGCTCACTCTATGAGCAAGGCAAGCTGACCCTGGAGCAATTGGCCAATATCGGTAACAGCAATGGTGAAGTGGCTCTGACCAGTGGCCGTCAGGAACTCTACGAAAACATCATTAACCGTTACATCCGTTAA
- a CDS encoding sigma-54 interaction domain-containing protein, giving the protein MYQINLLMFAPAGQVATPGVEALLRHTLDQQWRGRYQLRLLDESCFITKNALSEIPIPAAHLNVIVDEGQQLHKPELYQPLKHYLLAHPGMNNLCLLMQHEKTLGTTHKLVELFHDFLFWPCSTTELSIRLQRLLRQPSPRDNGKLLAEFAQMNLIGESPLFMRNVQLIKKMAACHAAVLIHGETGTGKENAARAIHYLSKRREQSFVPVNCAAIPDELIESELFGHEKGAFTDAKQAQAGLVTLANGGTLFLDEVDSLSPKAQAALLRFLQTQEYRPLGGKQTLHADVRILAATNADLVDCVRQKRFREDLYFRLNVLSLLMPPLRERRNDIPLLTTHLLNRFAEEYQTPRKQISSAHMHFLLQQQWPGNIRELENCLLRAFVLSAGNYLEFIDATESAITEEDTDNSPLQTGFAEAHTLALTGSTPTSMSLSFQDAKAIAITRFESEYLQNVMRLTHGNVSAAARIAGKERRALGKLLQKYAIDKHQFQTASV; this is encoded by the coding sequence ATGTACCAGATCAATCTCCTGATGTTTGCACCCGCCGGACAGGTAGCTACCCCCGGAGTAGAGGCTTTGCTGCGGCATACCCTGGATCAGCAATGGCGTGGACGCTATCAACTGCGCTTACTGGATGAATCCTGTTTTATAACGAAAAACGCCTTATCAGAGATACCTATACCGGCAGCGCATTTGAATGTCATCGTCGATGAAGGCCAACAACTTCATAAGCCTGAACTCTACCAGCCACTGAAACACTATTTACTCGCCCATCCAGGCATGAACAACCTCTGCCTGCTCATGCAACATGAAAAGACACTGGGAACAACACACAAGCTGGTTGAGCTGTTCCACGACTTTTTATTTTGGCCCTGCAGTACAACCGAGTTAAGTATTCGCCTGCAGCGTTTGCTGCGCCAACCAAGCCCAAGGGATAACGGCAAACTCCTGGCCGAATTTGCGCAGATGAACCTGATCGGCGAATCGCCGTTGTTTATGCGCAATGTGCAATTGATAAAAAAGATGGCCGCCTGCCATGCCGCCGTGCTGATTCACGGAGAGACGGGTACCGGTAAGGAAAATGCAGCGCGCGCTATTCATTACTTAAGCAAGCGACGCGAACAAAGTTTTGTGCCGGTGAATTGCGCAGCTATTCCCGATGAGCTGATCGAAAGTGAATTGTTTGGCCATGAGAAGGGAGCCTTCACCGATGCCAAACAGGCACAGGCCGGGCTGGTTACCCTGGCCAATGGCGGCACCCTGTTCCTCGATGAAGTCGATAGCCTCAGTCCCAAGGCACAGGCAGCCCTGCTGCGCTTTTTACAAACCCAGGAATACCGTCCCCTGGGAGGCAAGCAAACCCTGCACGCCGATGTGCGCATCCTGGCAGCCACCAATGCCGACCTGGTTGACTGTGTACGCCAAAAACGTTTTCGCGAAGATCTTTATTTCCGGCTGAATGTTCTCAGCCTGCTGATGCCGCCCTTACGCGAGCGCCGCAACGACATCCCCCTGCTGACCACCCATTTATTGAACCGTTTCGCCGAAGAATACCAAACCCCGCGCAAGCAAATATCCTCTGCCCACATGCACTTCTTATTGCAACAGCAATGGCCAGGGAATATCCGGGAACTTGAAAACTGCCTGCTGCGCGCCTTTGTCCTATCGGCAGGGAATTACCTCGAATTTATTGACGCAACAGAGTCAGCCATCACCGAAGAGGACACGGATAACTCACCGCTGCAAACCGGTTTTGCAGAAGCTCACACACTCGCTCTGACAGGGTCAACACCGACATCCATGTCACTCAGTTTTCAGGATGCCAAAGCCATAGCCATTACCCGTTTTGAATCAGAGTATTTGCAAAACGTTATGCGCCTTACCCACGGCAATGTCTCTGCCGCGGCACGCATCGCCGGTAAAGAGCGACGTGCGCTGGGTAAGTTATTGCAGAAATATGCGATTGATAAGCACCAGTTTCAAACTGCCAGTGTATAA
- a CDS encoding glycoside hydrolase family 43 protein — MPLKTLAAFAASISLLLASPWGLASNSRPHPLPQVKFFDFTYEGKDDIFAAPLKPGEYQNPILAGFYPDPSIVRVGEDFFLATSSFSYSPGVPIFHSKDLVNWRSLGHALIDTEQLPLFNQSTSRGIYAPTLRHHKGVFYLITTLVDVRGNFLVTATNPAGPWSKPILLPEVGGIDPDIFFDDDGRVYIAHNDGPPGEPQYEGHRAIWMWEYDPDNQKIIPDSRRLLVDGGSDLKKKPIWVEGPHLYKINGWYYLVCAEGGTGYDHSAVVFRSKSLQEPFIPYGKNPILTQRDLDPKRANAINNAGHADLVQTAEGEWWAVFLATRTYQQEHFNTGRETFLLPVRWHDEWPVILDAGKAVPYRLPAPSTQAKSRAAQPTTGNFVWEDSFTRDHLAHDWLQLRIDHQPFYQLLPHQGAIALEARPVTLAQLEQPAFLARRQQHMHYTAKVSMALPRAKGIAAGLAAFQSEQAHYFLAVERNDKGYAWFVEQANLGAPQIIARGQLALPFRLQTLQLGLRLNTDTLDFYYWDSEGKKRELLSGADASILSSHKAGGFVGSMVGLHVRQSP; from the coding sequence ATGCCGCTAAAAACGCTAGCCGCTTTTGCGGCATCCATCAGCCTGTTACTGGCCAGCCCATGGGGCCTGGCCAGTAACAGCAGGCCTCACCCACTTCCCCAGGTAAAATTTTTCGATTTTACCTATGAAGGGAAGGACGATATTTTTGCAGCGCCGCTTAAGCCCGGCGAATACCAAAACCCAATCCTTGCCGGGTTTTACCCGGACCCGAGTATTGTCCGGGTTGGCGAGGATTTTTTCCTGGCAACCTCGTCATTCAGTTATTCCCCTGGCGTACCCATTTTCCACAGTAAGGACCTGGTGAACTGGCGTTCGCTGGGACATGCCCTGATAGACACCGAACAGCTCCCCCTGTTTAACCAAAGCACATCGCGCGGCATCTATGCCCCAACCCTGCGCCATCACAAGGGTGTGTTTTACCTGATTACGACACTGGTCGATGTTCGCGGCAACTTCCTGGTAACAGCAACCAATCCGGCAGGCCCCTGGTCCAAACCCATCTTGCTGCCCGAGGTCGGTGGTATAGACCCGGATATCTTTTTTGACGATGACGGTCGCGTGTATATCGCCCACAACGACGGCCCACCCGGTGAGCCGCAATATGAAGGCCATCGCGCTATCTGGATGTGGGAATACGATCCGGATAATCAAAAAATTATCCCCGACTCGCGCCGCTTGCTCGTGGATGGCGGCAGTGACCTCAAGAAAAAACCCATTTGGGTTGAAGGGCCACACCTTTATAAAATTAACGGTTGGTATTACCTGGTGTGTGCCGAAGGTGGCACTGGTTACGATCATTCTGCGGTTGTTTTCCGCAGCAAAAGCTTGCAGGAACCTTTTATCCCCTATGGCAAAAACCCAATCCTGACCCAGCGCGACCTGGATCCCAAGCGCGCAAATGCAATCAACAATGCCGGCCATGCCGACCTGGTGCAAACGGCGGAGGGAGAATGGTGGGCCGTCTTCCTCGCCACACGGACTTATCAGCAGGAACACTTTAATACCGGTCGCGAAACCTTTTTATTACCTGTGCGCTGGCACGATGAATGGCCAGTGATTCTCGATGCCGGCAAGGCAGTGCCCTATCGTTTACCGGCCCCCAGCACCCAGGCGAAATCCCGCGCAGCACAACCCACAACCGGTAACTTTGTGTGGGAAGATTCCTTCACCCGGGATCACCTGGCCCACGACTGGTTACAGCTACGCATAGATCACCAACCCTTTTACCAGTTGTTGCCCCATCAGGGCGCTATTGCCTTGGAAGCCCGCCCGGTTACCCTTGCGCAACTGGAGCAACCCGCGTTTCTTGCCCGCCGCCAACAGCACATGCACTACACCGCCAAAGTGAGCATGGCATTGCCACGCGCCAAAGGCATAGCCGCCGGACTTGCCGCCTTCCAAAGCGAGCAGGCCCATTACTTTTTAGCCGTAGAGCGCAACGACAAGGGCTATGCCTGGTTCGTTGAACAAGCCAACCTGGGCGCGCCACAGATTATCGCGCGCGGGCAATTGGCGCTGCCCTTCAGATTGCAAACCCTACAACTGGGCTTGCGCCTCAACACGGATACCCTGGATTTTTATTATTGGGATAGCGAAGGCAAAAAACGCGAACTGTTAAGCGGCGCCGATGCCAGTATACTCAGCTCCCACAAAGCAGGAGGCTTTGTGGGCAGTATGGTGGGCCTGCATGTCAGGCAGTCACCCTAA